Sequence from the Pongo pygmaeus isolate AG05252 chromosome 23, NHGRI_mPonPyg2-v2.0_pri, whole genome shotgun sequence genome:
GGGGCTGGCTGCAGGCCGACTGCAGCATCTGGGAGGCAGCAACATGACTGCTGGCAGTTTGATTTGGGCCCTGCGTATTTCAAAAGGAACCACCATTTAGTTTTGGGGGATTTTTGCCAGCTTTCAAGACAAGCTCCTCTCACGGAGGCCTCTGCTTCCCGAAGTTTAAAGTCATCTGCTGGTCATTTTTGGGTCCCCTTCTGGTCCCTGAGGGTGTGTGATCGACTTCATTTAGAGACAGTAGCCCGGGCTGTGAAACCAAATGCAAATCCCAGTTTCTCTATTTGTCGCCTCATCACCCTCCACCTCCATTTTCTCATTAGTGCAAATGGGGCAGGGGCCTCTGTCCCTTCTCAGTTTGAGTCCTCAGTGAGGTGACACGTGTACTGCGCCTGCATGTGGTGGGCATTGTGGGCTTATGTGCCGTGTACTGTGCCGCAGGGGCTGCTGCCCTGTGTGGAGTCAGTTCTGAGGCCCTTTGCTTCGTCGAGCCCCACGCTGCCCCAGAGCCCTGGTCCGAGTGTGCCAGTCATCTGACGCGTGCATGCCTGTTCTTGTCCACAGGTGGTGCGCGTGGGCAGGGCGCGGGGACATGGGGCCCGACATGGAGCTGCCCAGCCACTCGAAGCAGCTCCTGCTGCAGCTGAACCAGCAGAGGACCAAGGGCTTCCTGTGTGACGTCATCATCATGGTGGAGAACTCCATCTTCCGGGCCCACAAGAACGTCCTGGCCGCCAGCAGCATCTACTTCAAGTCCCTGGTCCTGCATGACAACCTCATCAACCTGGACACAGACATGGTCAGCTCCACGGTGTTCCAGCAGATCTTGGACTTCATCTACACAGGCAAGCTGCTGCCCAGCGACCAGCCAGCCGAGCCCAACTTCAGCACCCTCCTCACTGCCGCCAGCTACCTCCAGCTGCCCGAGTTGGCAGCCCTCTGCCGCCGCAAACTCAAGCGAGCCGGGAAGCCCTTTGGCTCTGGGAGGGCGGGGTCCGCTGGCATGGGGCGGCCCCCCCGCAGCCAGCGGCTGTCCACGGCCTCTGTCATCCAAGCTCGGTATCAGGGGCTCGTGGATGGGCGCAAGGGGGCCCATGCCCCCCAGGAGCTCCCCCAGACCAAAGGCTCAGACGATGAACTCTTTCTTGGTGGCCCTAACCAGGATAGCGGGCAAGGTCTGGGCCGGGCCGTCTGCCCAGCTGGCGGGGAGGCGGGCCTGGGGggctgcagcagcagcaccaATGGGAGCAGCGGGGGCTGCGATCAGGAGCTGGGCTTGGACCTGTCCAAGAAAAGCCCACCCTTGCCCCCTGCCACCCCAGGTCCTCACCTCACTCCCGACGACCCAGCCCAGTTGAGCGACAGCCAACATGGCTCGCCCCCTGCGGCCTCTGCCCCTCCCGTTGCCAACAGTGCCTCTTATTCTGAGCTGGGGGGCACCCCCGATGAGCCCATGGATCTGGAGGGGGCCGAGGACAACCACCTGAGCTTGCTGGAGGCGCCTGGCGGGCAGCCTCGGAAGAGCCTCCGGCACTCCACTCGGAAGAAGGAGTGGGGCAAGAAGGAGCCTGTGGCTGGCTCCCCCTTTGAGCGGAGAGAAGCGGGGCCCAAGGGTCCCTGCCCGGGAGAGGAGGGCGAGGGGGTCGGGGACAGGGTTCCCAATGGCATCCTGGCTGGTGGGGCTGGCCCTAGTGGGCCCTATGGGGAGCCCCCCTACCCctgcaaggaggaggaggagaacggCAAGGATGCAAGTGAAGACAGCGCGCAGAGCGGGAGCGAGGGGGGCAGCGGCCACGCCAGCGCCCACTACATGTACCGGCAGGAGGGCTACGAGACAGTGTCCTACGGGGACAACTTGTACGTGTGCATCCCCTGCGCCAAGGGCTTCCCCAGCTCCGAGCAGCTCAATGcgcatgtggagactcacacgGAGGAAGAGCTGTTCATCAAGGAAGAGGGGGCCTACGAGACAGGCAGTGGGGGCGCCGAGGAGGAGGCCGAGGACCTGTCGGCACCCAGTGCGGCCTACACGGCTGAGCCCCGGCCCTTCAAGTGTTCGGTCTGCGAGAAGACCTACAAGGACCCAGCCACGCTGCGGCAGCACGAGAAGACGCACTGGCTGACACGGCCCTTCCCCTGCAACATCTGTGGCAAGATGTTCACGCAGCGTGGCACCATGACGCGTCACATGCGGAGCCACCTGGGCCTGAAGCCCTTCGCCTGCGATGAGTGTGGCATGCGCTTCACCCGTCAGTACCGCCTCACGGAGCACATGCGTGTGCACTCGGGCGAGAAGCCTTATGAGTGCCAGCTGTGCGGGGGCAAGTTCACCCAGCAGCGCAACCTCATCAGCCACCTGCGCATGCACACTTCCCCCTCCTAGAAGCCAAAGACCCGCGGGCGCCCTCTGCCACCTTGCTCCCCGGGAACCCATGGAAGGAGAAGCAAGGTGATGCAGCAGCCAGGGCGAGACCCTGGGTCCAGTGGAGGCTCCGGGTGGCCCCTCTGGCCCCCACTGCCCACACCCAGAGCTTTAATGGACAGTCTGTACCAAGCAGAGCCGAGAGGAGGGAAGCCAGGGGTCCCAGCCCGTCTACCTCCCCATCCCACCCAGGCCCTCAGCTCCCCGCGGGGGCCACCGCAGGGCCTGTGGGCTGGGTCATGTGGGTCTCGCTGGGACCTGGTCCCTTTGTTGCAGGCGGCTTGGAGAAAGAGGGCAGTGGGATGCTGGCCACGGCCAGGGTGGTGTCAGGAGCAGGCCTCACCCTGCTAgccgtgtctgtgtgtgtacacgtgtgctTGTGTCTGTGCGGGCGCGTGCGGCCCTGGTTCTGCAGGGAACAGGTGCTGGGGGTGCAGATCCCTCCCTCCTTGAGCCAGGGTGGCACTGCACACTGGCGCTGGGACAGTCAGGGTGACCCCACCGCCTACCTCTCTACAACTAAAGAGCCCTCTGGGCCTGTGTTGCTGTTATTCCTACTGATCTgttcctctgtttttctttttgatttttgttttttaaaccaaaacaaacaatagCTTATTTTCTTCCCGCCCCCTCCGGGGCTGAGCCTGGGTCTGAAGACTGAATGTAACAGGGGCCGCTGGCCCTCCTGCGCGTCCCCCGGCTCTGGCGCTGCAGGGGTGTCGGTGCGCCACCTCTCCAGGCCCCAGAAGCCCTTCTTGCCCAAAGGCTTCCCTGGTCCCTGAGCCCTGCCTCGGCTGCCTCAGGAGAGAGTGCTTTTCCTGTAGTTTCCAAGGAATATTCTTTGTTTAGAGGTACTTGTTTTTTATTAAGAGAAAAACCAGTGTAACGTTTATGTGACTGTTTGAACTGGAAGGTCTGGGGTtccggggggtggggggaggctggACTCAATGCCGGGGCCGTCGGTACTCTTGTTTtcatttgtgtgcgtgtgtgtgtgtgtgtgtgtgtgtgtgtctatgtgtggtgTGTGCCGTACGCATGGGCAGATGTTtcgctttccttccttcctcattgAACAAGGTGGAGACTTCTGACCTTTTGCTACCTCTTGAATTCATGGCAACGATATGTTGGTGACTGGCAGTGGAAGCCCTTGACACTCTTGTTTTCCTCCGCTTAGCACCCAGGAAGTCATGTGCAGGAGCCAGCAGGGCGCCGAGTGGCCCAGTGCCTGCAGCTCTGGGCCTTGGGCCCACATCCACCCCGAGGGGACCCTGGCACCCCGGGCACACGAACCTCTGTGGTATAGGTGAGGGGTATGAGGCCCCAGTCTGGAGCCAGGCACTGGGTGCTGACAGGGGAACCATGAGGAGGGTGGCAGGTCTTTGCAGCTCCCGGCCAGGGTGAGGCGGAAGTGAGCCCTCATCCTGCCACTCCTGCCCTCCATTCCTGCAACAGTTTGAGCTTGAGAGAGCTGACCACAGGGCCCCCCGGGGAACAGGGATGGCATTTCCCTGAGCAGTCCTGGCCCCTGGCCACCGTCTAGGGGCCCACCTCTCGCCCCTCATCTTGGGCTTAGCCAGCCTCAGATACTTCCATGGGCCCTGAAGTGGGTTCTCAAGGCCAGACCAAGGTTGCTGATCTCAGTCCCACTGTCTTCAGCCAGCTGAAGCTGTGGGGCTGGGCTGGCAGCCTTTATCGTCATCTTgcttcaccatttttttttttttttctctctcttcattcTATTTTAAGTTTAGACCAAAAAAATACAGAGTcatcccctacccccacccctctAGAGACGCTCCAGCTAAAAACAGAGCCTGAGTTCAGGGACCCAAGTGGTGAGCGGCGTGTTTTGGGGGTGAGGGAGCTTGGGCAGATGAGGCTCCTGGCTGAGCCCTCCCTGTGGCGATCCCAGCCTGAGACGGCCCCTCTTCCTTCCTGGTGGGAAACAGAGGACTGGACCCTGGGTCTCAGGTTCCAGCAAGTCAGGCTAGGGACCTGGGGGGAGGAGACCCGTGGACTCCACCCATACTCAGTGAGGGGGCTCCTGCTGTCCTGAAGCCACCCCACCCCATCAGCACTTAAGCCACACGACACAAAGTCTGTACCGCACGGGAAATGTGCAGGCGCCTGGCCGTGTGCGTGGCCTCCCGGGCTGTGGGCAGCCGCATCTGTGAGGTGACTCGTGAAAGTAGGTGATTCCTTTGCAGAACTTCAGGGACTGGGAGCAGAGGCCCCTCACTCAACGACGTTTGTGCGACATAGTATTGTACCCACTTTAGTATTGTATCGagccttttctgtattttaatgagAAAGCAGAACACTAGTTTCCTATTTAAGACTTTAAGGGTTTGTGGGGCGGGGCGGGATTAACAACAtttggctttgttttctttttcctttgatttcCACGTCAGgtgtgtgcgagtgtgtgtgtgtgtggagatgttAAGAGCCTCACAAGGAAACTGGGTtattggaggccaaggcggcttaCAGTTCTCTGCGTTCGTCACTTAATTCCTGAATGTTTCGGAGAAACAGGAATCAGAAAATAGCAGATATCATGTAGGAAAGAGaggttaaacaaagaaaaaaataataataagctcATACCCAAATTCACAAAGCCTATTTTTTAAACCAAAGCACATTTTGAATGAGTATGGAACCTCCATGGGCTCAGAAAAAAGATACTAATATATTTATCTCATTGTTTACATAAGCTTTTACAGTTTCAGACCTCAGCAGCTGTAAGGCCAGTCCAGGGAACCCTCCCCTGCTGCTGGAAGCCCTTCTGAGTTGGCCCTGGAGTGGCTCACGGGCAGAGAAGGGTAgccctggggctggggaagggattgGAAGCCTCCCTGGAGTCACCTGAGCCCTCGTCCCCATTCCCAGGGCCCCTCCAAGCCCAGCTGGCACCAAAGAGCTTGGGCCCGTGCTGACCAGCCCCCAAGGCCCTCTGGCCGGACCACGCTGGTCCTGACCAGCTAGCCTACGCGGGGATGGCCGTCAGTTCTGGCCACAGGACCCGAGTCTGGGCTTGGGTCCCCCTGCTGCTCTGCCCGTGACCCTTGGGGATGGGTTGATGTGAGGGTCCCACTCAAGCCAAAAAGCCGGGACCTTTGCACAGCTCAGTCGACTCTGGTGGGTCCCCATTCCTGGGGACCCCCTAACCCCACCCCAGGAAGCGGAAGGGGCTGACTGGGTCTGGTCCTTACCAACATAGACGGTGCAAACACTCTTAACAGTGTTGTTTTTGTATCAATATGTTTGTGCAGTgatgaatgtatttatttctcagaCTTGGGGTGAGTGAGCGGGTGGCAGGCCGGGCTCCGCCACTGCACGCTCCCGCCGGACCGAGCCCCAGCAAGGGCTCCTCCAGGAttgcaaaaaaaaggaagagaaaagatgaaCCTTTAAGCAAATAAGAATCTCAGAGACTCGCAGCATAGCCATACACCTCAGCCTGTGAAATGAACAATCTGGACCCTCACCGACTTTCCCCACCCCAGGCAGCCGTGTGTGTTTCCTGTTCATCACCACTCGGGGGCACCGGGCCGCCGACCCACTCCCCTAATCCGTCAGTATTCACTGGACCTCAGGCCCTGTGCAGGAGTGCGATCCGGGCTGGGCCGCTGGGCAGGCTGACCCCTTGCCCTCCTGCGGCCATCCTGAGTTGGGGTGAGTCCTGGGCAGCCGGAGGGCAGGGCTCAGGGAGCAGGAGGCTGCATCCGTCCACCCCCCAGGCGTGGGGGAAAAAAGCCAAAGGTGCCAGGCCTTAGAGCAGACAAGGGCTCTCAGCCCTGGCATGCCCCCTAAAGGGACCAAGGTCCTCCTATTTCCCAGAACCCCGTTGGGGCAGATGTTACTGAACCTGTGAATCAGATGCCAGGagtgaggggctggggagggaccTAACCGGAGCCTCAGTCTGACATTCCAcgccggggtgggggtgggcattAGCGGTGGGAACTGAGGCTGCCCAGGACCCCCTTCCTAGGATGCCCCGGCTTCAGTCACCCCACTTTAACTCTCTACCAGGACCCCCTCCCCCTACCTCACCTTGCTATTTATTGCTGTAATTTATTGACCTCAAAAATGCTGCATAACAGACCTCACTGGGGCAGGGAGGATCCCCAGGGCTCCCACCCTCCACTTGGCGGGCCCCGTGGGGCCAGGTGCTGAAGGGAGCCTCTCTACCCCACCCATCACTAGcttccctctgccctcccccaccCCGGGGGGGCCCAGGTTGGGCACTGGCTCATTTCTCGCAAATACCTcgaaggggaggggggagggatggggtTATAGCTGTTTTGTTTAATTGGAACTGGAAGAGGGATCATGTTTTGTTTTATGCCCTTCCCAGAAGGGGGGAGGGACACCGGGATCGCACTCCTGTACTGGCCACCGCCGCTGTCACTCGTCACattgagttcatgtcccttgagAGTTTGTATAAATTCAGGTCAGAACTGCAGCTACACAGCTGCCCAGTGTCATAGAAAAGCAATTCACCAACGACTGATCTCTCCATTCAGAAGTGTGCAGTCTTAATGTACAGCGATGAGAAACTGTTATTTTATGATCTTTTCATTAAAAGCTTGATTGAAAACTCTGGTGTGGGACCTCCATATTCTGCTTTGGCTGTTCTCTCTAGCAAAGTGACATGGCTTCTAAGTCGTAGAAGGGTGGGGTCTGGGATGGGCATCTGCCTGCCACTGTTCAGTGGTGCTTGGTGGGTCCTGGGGGTATGCACTGTGCCAGGGAACTAGCACTTTGGTGTCAGCATCTTCTTGGGCAGTGTTGGCCTGAGTTAGCTGAGGCTGTCCGGGAAGCAGCGATGAGTGCACAGTTAAAGCAGCATGGACCTGGTGACTGGGGAGAGGAGGATGGCTGCCCAGTGCCCAGGACCCCTTATTGGAGCAGCAGAGTTGGGACTGAGGAAGGGCTGGGGCAAGGTGAGGGCTGCTCCCTTCTGCCCACTGCTGCTTCCTGGTGCTTGgcctgaggggaggggaggggagggaggaaggaaaaggggtAATGTTAATCCCCAGGGACCACCCGGAATGGAGATCCTAGTGTGAAGACctaggaggaggagcaggggtgGAGGGTGATTGCCACCTTAGACCTCTGGCATGGACTGCAGGCATCCGTGGTGGCTCCTGGCAGCCAGAGATGAACCCAGTGACCCCAGACTCCAGAAGAGCTTCAGCGCAGCTACTCTTAAGTCTTGGTGAGTTCTGTTCAGTtgctttaaaatgatttttcgGCTTTATCAAAGTAATTCCTGAATAGAATTTAAGTAATTAAATGGTTCTCAAAAAGGCTTAAAACAAAAACTAGTTTGTCACTCCATACTATACAGCCAATCACTTTGAATTATTTTAGCACTTTCTTCTGCATTTATCTCTATGTGTCTAAATAGTATTCTTAGACTGCTGTCTTACTCTGTTTTGGAGTCTGGACTTATTATCAATAAGGATTTTAGTTCTTTATACTCTCTTCTCCCTAATTTATATCCACCAAATAGTTGTCAAATGTGTAGTTTGATctagaggttggcaaactttctattaagtagattgtaaaaatatatttatattagatatataaaatatatatatttacatatagatttacatatatatatatttactccagcttttgtctaggctggagtgcagtggatcatagcttactgtaacctcaaactcctaggctcaagtgatcctcctactgcagcctcccatgtagctgggactgcaggtgtgagccaccatatccagctaattttttttttttttttgtagagatagggtcttgccatctTGTCAGGCTAGTGTTGAACTTCTGGCTTTAAGCGATCCTCTtaacttggcctcccaacatgctgggattacaggcgtgagccactgcatctggctgccagatagtaaatatttcaggctctGCAGGTCACACCATCTCTGTTTTGACTACTCAGCCTTCTGTCGTAGTGCAAAAGTAGCCATcagtggggccaggtgcagtggctcacgcctgtaatcccagcactttgggaggccaaggtgggcggatcaccagaggtcaggagttccagaccagcctggccaacatggtgaaaccccttttctactaaaaatacaaaaaaacccacaaaaactagccgggtgtggtggtgggtgtctgtaatcccagctactcgggaggctgagacaggggaatctcttaaatccaggaggcaaagattgcagtgacctgagatcgtgccattatactctagcctggacgacaagagtgaaactctgtctcagaaacaaaacaagacaaattagctgggcatggttgtgggtgcctgtaattccagataggcaggagaattgcttgaacccaggaggcggaggttgcagtgagccgagatcacaccattgcattccagcctgggtgaccagcaaaactcttaaaaaaaaaaagaaagtagccaCCAGTGATATGTAAGCAGACAGGCATGGATATACTCCAGTAAAACTTcatttatggccaggcacagtggctcatgtctgcaatcccggcactttgggaggctgaggcgggtggatcaccagaggtcaggagttcgagaccagcctgggtaagatggttaaaccctgtctctacaaaaaaaaaaaaaatacaaaaaattagctgggctgccaggtgtggtggctcacagcctgtaatcccagcactttgggaggcttaggcagctggatcacaaggtcaggagatcgaggccatcctggccaacatggtgaaaccccatctctactaaaatacaaaaaattagctgggggtggtggcatgcccctgtagtcccagctcctcaggaggctgaggcaggg
This genomic interval carries:
- the HIC2 gene encoding hypermethylated in cancer 2 protein isoform X1; translated protein: MVSGPLALRWCAWAGRGDMGPDMELPSHSKQLLLQLNQQRTKGFLCDVIIMVENSIFRAHKNVLAASSIYFKSLVLHDNLINLDTDMVSSTVFQQILDFIYTGKLLPSDQPAEPNFSTLLTAASYLQLPELAALCRRKLKRAGKPFGSGRAGSAGMGRPPRSQRLSTASVIQARYQGLVDGRKGAHAPQELPQTKGSDDELFLGGPNQDSGQGLGRAVCPAGGEAGLGGCSSSTNGSSGGCDQELGLDLSKKSPPLPPATPGPHLTPDDPAQLSDSQHGSPPAASAPPVANSASYSELGGTPDEPMDLEGAEDNHLSLLEAPGGQPRKSLRHSTRKKEWGKKEPVAGSPFERREAGPKGPCPGEEGEGVGDRVPNGILAGGAGPSGPYGEPPYPCKEEEENGKDASEDSAQSGSEGGSGHASAHYMYRQEGYETVSYGDNLYVCIPCAKGFPSSEQLNAHVETHTEEELFIKEEGAYETGSGGAEEEAEDLSAPSAAYTAEPRPFKCSVCEKTYKDPATLRQHEKTHWLTRPFPCNICGKMFTQRGTMTRHMRSHLGLKPFACDECGMRFTRQYRLTEHMRVHSGEKPYECQLCGGKFTQQRNLISHLRMHTSPS
- the HIC2 gene encoding hypermethylated in cancer 2 protein isoform X2; this translates as MGPDMELPSHSKQLLLQLNQQRTKGFLCDVIIMVENSIFRAHKNVLAASSIYFKSLVLHDNLINLDTDMVSSTVFQQILDFIYTGKLLPSDQPAEPNFSTLLTAASYLQLPELAALCRRKLKRAGKPFGSGRAGSAGMGRPPRSQRLSTASVIQARYQGLVDGRKGAHAPQELPQTKGSDDELFLGGPNQDSGQGLGRAVCPAGGEAGLGGCSSSTNGSSGGCDQELGLDLSKKSPPLPPATPGPHLTPDDPAQLSDSQHGSPPAASAPPVANSASYSELGGTPDEPMDLEGAEDNHLSLLEAPGGQPRKSLRHSTRKKEWGKKEPVAGSPFERREAGPKGPCPGEEGEGVGDRVPNGILAGGAGPSGPYGEPPYPCKEEEENGKDASEDSAQSGSEGGSGHASAHYMYRQEGYETVSYGDNLYVCIPCAKGFPSSEQLNAHVETHTEEELFIKEEGAYETGSGGAEEEAEDLSAPSAAYTAEPRPFKCSVCEKTYKDPATLRQHEKTHWLTRPFPCNICGKMFTQRGTMTRHMRSHLGLKPFACDECGMRFTRQYRLTEHMRVHSGEKPYECQLCGGKFTQQRNLISHLRMHTSPS